A window from Flavobacterium gyeonganense encodes these proteins:
- a CDS encoding Lrp/AsnC family transcriptional regulator, with protein MKINSLLIEIDGIDKEILRYLMDDARKPILQIANKIGISGAAIHQRLKKLEQSGVISGSKFTVNPKVLGYNTMAFIGVYLDKASGNSEAVKELRKIPEVLECHYTTGNWSVLIKIICRDNEHLMQLLNTKIQAIEGVSRTETFISLDQQIDRQIQL; from the coding sequence ATGAAAATCAATTCCCTATTAATTGAAATTGACGGTATCGACAAAGAAATCCTTCGATATCTTATGGACGATGCCCGCAAACCTATTCTTCAAATTGCAAATAAAATAGGTATTTCAGGAGCTGCGATTCATCAGCGTTTGAAGAAACTGGAACAATCCGGTGTAATTTCAGGATCAAAATTCACTGTAAATCCAAAAGTTTTAGGCTACAATACCATGGCATTTATTGGTGTTTATCTCGACAAAGCTTCGGGAAATTCAGAAGCCGTAAAAGAGCTGCGAAAAATCCCAGAGGTTTTAGAATGCCACTACACTACCGGAAACTGGTCGGTTTTGATTAAAATTATATGTCGTGACAACGAACATTTAATGCAGCTTTTAAATACCAAAATCCAGGCAATTGAGGGGGTTTCGAGAACTGAGACTTTTATTTCTCTTGATCAGCAGATTGACAGGCAGATTCAGCTGTAA
- a CDS encoding zinc metallopeptidase: protein MGSGYLIIAGAIMLFSWLVSSRLKSKFELYSKLQLQNGMSGREIAEKMLADNGIYDVRVISTPGQLTDHYNPADKTVNLSEAVYNHRNAAAAAVAAHECGHAVQHAIGYEWLTMRSALVPIVSVASNYVQWILLAGILMIRTFPQLLLVGIVIFAATTLFTIITLPVEYDASNRALAWLENKRMLTQQEQAGAKDALKWAARTYVVAAIGSIATLLYYISIYSGSRRN from the coding sequence ATGGGAAGTGGATATTTAATTATTGCCGGGGCTATTATGTTATTCAGCTGGCTGGTAAGTTCAAGATTAAAAAGTAAATTCGAATTATACTCTAAACTGCAATTGCAGAACGGCATGAGCGGAAGGGAAATTGCCGAAAAGATGCTCGCAGACAATGGTATTTACGATGTTCGTGTGATTTCGACTCCTGGTCAATTGACAGATCATTACAATCCTGCAGATAAAACGGTTAATTTAAGCGAGGCAGTTTACAATCACAGAAATGCGGCAGCCGCAGCAGTTGCGGCTCACGAGTGCGGACATGCGGTGCAGCATGCAATTGGTTATGAGTGGCTCACAATGCGTTCAGCATTAGTACCTATTGTAAGTGTTGCATCCAATTATGTGCAATGGATTTTATTGGCCGGAATCCTGATGATCAGGACTTTTCCGCAATTATTGTTAGTAGGTATCGTGATTTTTGCCGCAACAACATTATTTACAATTATAACTTTACCAGTCGAATATGATGCAAGTAATCGTGCGCTCGCGTGGTTAGAAAATAAACGAATGCTGACACAACAAGAGCAGGCGGGTGCAAAAGATGCATTAAAATGGGCAGCGAGAACGTATGTGGTAGCAGCTATTGGTTCAATTGCAACGTTGTTGTATTATATTTCGATTTATTCAGGAAGCAGGAGGAATTAG
- a CDS encoding response regulator: MSYRTVIIDDHPIVISGIEGLLSDLENIEIVKKFQSGTELLDYIENHNVDLILMDIFLPILNGVDLCKIIKQKYPKIVIIGMSSQSERSLVMQFIQNGGNGYILKSASFDEFKDCIYKAIEGEIVFSEEVKTIISQPLSEDLERIPALSRRERDIALLLSQGKSTQEIADDLFLSFLTVQTHRRNILQKYKMKNVAELIAFLLKNNMLN, encoded by the coding sequence ATGAGTTACAGAACGGTAATAATAGATGATCATCCAATAGTAATTTCAGGAATTGAAGGTTTATTGTCGGATTTGGAAAATATTGAAATAGTTAAAAAATTTCAATCGGGAACTGAGCTGCTGGACTACATCGAAAACCATAACGTTGATTTAATTTTGATGGATATTTTTTTGCCAATACTAAATGGAGTTGATTTATGTAAAATAATTAAACAGAAATATCCAAAAATTGTAATTATCGGAATGAGCAGTCAGTCTGAAAGAAGCCTGGTGATGCAGTTTATTCAGAATGGAGGAAATGGTTATATTCTGAAAAGTGCTTCGTTTGACGAATTCAAAGACTGTATTTATAAAGCAATCGAAGGAGAAATTGTGTTTAGTGAAGAAGTTAAAACCATAATTAGCCAGCCATTATCTGAAGATTTAGAGCGTATTCCGGCTTTAAGCAGAAGAGAGCGTGATATTGCATTGCTGCTTTCACAGGGAAAATCTACTCAGGAAATAGCGGATGATTTGTTTTTAAGTTTTTTAACCGTTCAGACTCACCGTCGCAATATCCTTCAAAAATACAAAATGAAGAATGTGGCAGAACTAATTGCTTTTCTACTCAAAAACAATATGCTAAACTGA
- a CDS encoding sensor histidine kinase, whose amino-acid sequence MNKLYIFLFFLFFSAISNSQVILSLDDDTVYIDSVANVTKNIKSDSIKCLNSFRLSKLFLMVQDVKKSKEYLAQANRLKIKFPFLRDASIYYNAYSFIEKGDLDGYEKALMNANNKLKKYRNKEAYKLRAIVLQNYGIIQQHKNNENAYMKLLVNEAIPIAKKSGDFELISGLSKAVAIIFMNNEERQKASEYLAEAQRYIENTTKKSATLAESRMETYIINAENLIELKHFYDAKVVLERAFSILNKYPESNLNDSYYYSEGIYYSKQNKFNEALVSFGKGIKSAKNHNNLVALNRLKFAEYEVLFKLKNFDKAINNLEYLIKNTSFTVDKKNYYKELSKVYNATKDYSKAYFYSNKYNVINDSLNNAKLKNEIIELEAKYKKAESEKKISLLQSENEKAVLQVNNNRLNMILFAVLSFLLFLTVLFLWSWNNYQKKLSLQKEMNHIQELAALENQQKLSISNALIEGEEMERKRIARDLHDGLGSMLSGLKMHLSISGRENNETNPNIHAMLNNSIKELRNISQNLMPESLMKLGLEHALKDLCASHSNPETTIEFQYLVKKSNLPQHFEIMIFRIIQELLNNALKYAKASHILVSCSQNKDVFFITVEDNGTGFNVESAEKQEGMGLKNIKNRVAFLNGKLEIDSVAGKGTSTYIELKI is encoded by the coding sequence ATGAACAAACTATACATCTTTTTATTTTTTCTGTTTTTTTCTGCAATCTCCAATTCACAAGTAATTCTGTCCTTAGATGATGACACAGTATATATTGACAGTGTTGCAAACGTTACCAAGAACATTAAGTCTGACAGTATTAAGTGTTTGAATAGTTTTAGATTGTCCAAATTGTTTTTAATGGTTCAGGATGTCAAAAAATCTAAAGAATATCTCGCGCAGGCGAACCGGCTAAAGATCAAATTTCCTTTTTTAAGAGATGCTTCTATTTACTACAATGCCTATAGTTTTATTGAAAAAGGAGATTTAGACGGCTATGAAAAAGCTTTAATGAATGCGAATAACAAATTAAAAAAATACAGAAACAAAGAAGCGTATAAACTGCGTGCCATTGTGCTGCAGAATTATGGTATTATACAACAGCATAAGAACAATGAAAATGCCTATATGAAACTGCTTGTAAATGAAGCGATTCCAATTGCTAAGAAAAGTGGCGATTTTGAGCTGATTAGTGGTTTGAGTAAAGCAGTTGCCATTATTTTTATGAACAATGAAGAGCGCCAAAAGGCTTCAGAATATCTTGCAGAGGCACAAAGGTATATAGAAAATACAACTAAAAAATCGGCAACACTCGCAGAGTCGAGAATGGAGACTTATATTATTAATGCCGAAAACTTAATTGAGCTCAAACATTTTTATGATGCAAAAGTAGTTTTGGAAAGAGCTTTTTCGATCTTAAACAAATATCCGGAATCCAACCTCAATGATTCTTATTATTATTCAGAAGGAATATATTATTCCAAGCAAAATAAATTTAACGAAGCACTTGTAAGTTTTGGAAAAGGAATAAAATCAGCTAAAAATCATAACAATCTTGTCGCACTTAACAGGTTGAAATTTGCAGAATATGAAGTGCTTTTTAAACTTAAAAATTTTGATAAAGCCATAAATAATCTGGAATATCTAATTAAAAATACCTCTTTTACAGTAGATAAAAAGAACTATTATAAGGAATTGTCAAAGGTTTATAATGCCACTAAAGACTATTCAAAGGCTTATTTTTATTCGAATAAATATAATGTGATTAATGATAGTCTTAACAATGCGAAACTGAAAAATGAAATCATTGAGCTTGAAGCAAAATATAAAAAAGCAGAAAGCGAAAAGAAAATTAGTTTGCTGCAGTCGGAAAATGAAAAAGCTGTTTTGCAGGTAAATAATAACAGGCTTAATATGATTCTTTTTGCGGTTCTTTCATTTCTTTTGTTTTTGACGGTTTTGTTTTTGTGGAGCTGGAATAATTATCAGAAAAAGTTAAGCCTTCAAAAAGAAATGAACCATATCCAGGAACTCGCCGCACTGGAAAATCAGCAAAAATTATCGATCTCAAATGCCCTGATTGAAGGAGAAGAAATGGAAAGAAAAAGGATTGCAAGAGATTTACATGACGGACTCGGGAGCATGCTTTCAGGTTTGAAAATGCATTTGAGTATATCCGGTCGTGAAAACAACGAAACGAATCCCAATATCCATGCAATGCTTAATAATTCGATTAAGGAACTTCGTAATATTTCTCAGAATTTAATGCCGGAAAGTTTAATGAAATTGGGACTTGAACACGCTTTAAAAGATTTATGTGCTTCACATTCCAATCCCGAAACAACAATTGAATTTCAATATTTGGTTAAAAAATCAAATTTGCCGCAGCATTTCGAAATCATGATTTTCAGGATTATACAGGAACTTTTAAATAATGCTCTAAAATATGCAAAAGCTTCACATATATTGGTTTCCTGTTCGCAAAACAAAGACGTTTTCTTTATTACAGTGGAAGATAATGGTACAGGATTTAATGTGGAATCTGCTGAAAAACAAGAAGGTATGGGGCTTAAAAACATTAAGAACCGTGTAGCTTTCTTAAACGGGAAATTAGAAATAGATTCAGTTGCTGGTAAAGGAACATCGACTTATATCGAATTAAAAATATAA
- a CDS encoding RNA polymerase sigma factor: MEFETIYKMYWDRIFRLCMGFVNDYDIAQDLAQETFIIVWQKLETFRNESSIGTWIFRIASNNCLRQIEKDKRFPKSNLPVHLSEEKQISIEPHIQFLYKCIAELPETERIIISLELEDVKQSEIAKIVGLSEANVRVKIHRIKEKMTQKFKENGPR; this comes from the coding sequence ATGGAGTTTGAAACTATCTACAAAATGTATTGGGACAGAATTTTCAGGCTTTGTATGGGTTTTGTCAACGATTATGATATCGCACAGGATTTGGCTCAGGAAACCTTTATAATCGTCTGGCAAAAACTGGAAACTTTTAGAAACGAATCTTCTATTGGAACATGGATCTTCAGAATTGCTTCGAATAACTGCCTAAGGCAGATTGAAAAAGACAAACGTTTTCCAAAATCAAATCTGCCAGTTCATCTGAGCGAAGAAAAACAAATTTCTATTGAACCCCATATCCAATTTTTATATAAATGTATAGCCGAATTGCCGGAAACCGAGCGTATCATTATTTCACTGGAATTAGAAGATGTAAAACAGTCGGAAATTGCCAAAATCGTCGGACTTTCTGAAGCCAATGTACGCGTGAAAATTCACAGAATAAAAGAAAAAATGACTCAAAAATTTAAAGAAAATGGACCACGATAA
- a CDS encoding alpha/beta fold hydrolase — translation MKKYTIVIIAFLFSVLCLNVFAQTKSYPFEVLKTGKGKQAIIFIPGFASSGEVWNETKAAFEKDFICYTLTMAGFAGVKPQPDSSFENWKTGIADYIKDNKIEKPIVIGHSMGGGLALALASDYPDLIGKIVVVDALPCLAALSDTSFKSKENNDCSATVNQMTSMNETQFYDMQKQMMPRLLQDSSKLETVVSWSVKSDRTTFGQMYCDFSNTDLRNRIAQIKCPSLILLESYFINLKPAIDEQYKNLKTADFKYATKGLHFIMYDDTAWYLEQLKQFLKSK, via the coding sequence ATGAAAAAATATACTATCGTAATTATCGCATTCTTATTCTCAGTATTATGTCTAAATGTTTTTGCTCAAACAAAATCATATCCGTTTGAAGTCTTAAAAACCGGAAAAGGAAAACAAGCTATTATCTTCATTCCCGGATTTGCTTCTTCCGGAGAAGTCTGGAATGAAACCAAAGCTGCATTCGAGAAAGATTTCATCTGTTATACCCTTACAATGGCCGGTTTCGCCGGAGTAAAACCACAGCCGGATTCTTCATTTGAAAACTGGAAAACTGGAATTGCCGATTATATTAAAGACAATAAAATCGAAAAACCAATTGTAATCGGTCATAGTATGGGCGGTGGACTTGCGCTTGCTCTTGCTTCTGATTATCCGGATTTAATTGGGAAGATTGTAGTAGTTGATGCGCTTCCGTGTTTGGCAGCTTTGAGCGACACTTCTTTTAAATCAAAAGAAAATAACGATTGTTCTGCAACCGTAAATCAAATGACATCTATGAATGAAACTCAGTTTTATGATATGCAGAAACAAATGATGCCAAGACTTTTGCAAGATTCATCAAAACTTGAAACAGTAGTAAGCTGGAGTGTAAAATCGGACCGAACCACTTTTGGACAAATGTATTGCGATTTTTCTAATACCGATTTGAGAAACAGGATTGCACAGATAAAATGCCCATCGTTAATTTTGTTAGAATCTTATTTTATAAATTTAAAACCTGCAATCGACGAACAGTATAAAAACCTGAAAACCGCTGATTTTAAATATGCCACCAAAGGGCTTCACTTTATTATGTATGATGATACAGCCTGGTATTTGGAACAATTAAAACAATTTTTAAAATCTAAATGA
- a CDS encoding leucine--tRNA ligase, protein MKYNPNEIDAKWQKYWAENQTFAAKNNSEKPKHYVLDMFPYPSGAGLHVGHPLGYIASDVYSRFKRHQGFNVLHPMGYDSFGLPAEQYAIQTGQRPEDTTRVNIDGGVDKEGKQIAGYRKQLDKIGFSFDWAREVRTSNPDYYKYTQWIFIQLFNSWYNKNSDKAEDISTLVAVFEKEGNANVKAVCDDAVEAFTAIEWNAFAKEQQEKILLQYRLTYLAETEVNWCPGLGTVLANDEIVNGVSERGGYPVIRKKMTQWSMRISAYAERLLQGLNDIDWSESIKESQRNWIGKSVGALVKFQVSSFKSQVDAQSDETLNVKPETNFIEVFTTRPDTIFGVTFMTLAPEHDLVAKITTPEQKDAVEAYIEKTAKRSERERMADVKTISGVFTGAYAEHPFTKEAIPVWIGDYVLAGYGTGAVMAVPCGDERDYAFANFFKGQNGMEEIKNIFANVDISEAAYGSKDNVEIANSDFLNGLNYKEATKKAIEKLEEIGQGTGKTNYRLRDAVFSRQRYWGEPFPVYYVNGLPKMIDTQHLPIILPEVEKYLPTEDGLPPLGNAAVWAWDTKQNKVVNTDLVDNVSIFPLELNTMPGWAGSSWYWMRYMDAHNENEFASKEALAYWESVDLYIGGSEHATGHLLYSRFWNKFLKDKGFAPTEEPFKKLINQGMILGESAFVNRIGLNISFFGKEYSDVLKVEVHSAYGALSFLSEDEKQSLKKLQEKYSLIKDYFLSEEVLNYFKSAKDDEYSLEIRQKLINVFTKDLSSELKELGLDEKVNVDYNILGKEFTFYKTRVPIEFVNLKNELDVEKFKNWRDDYKNAVTFSEVDDKFFVTREVEKMSKSYYNVVTPDDICADYGADTLRLYEMFLGPLEQAKPWNTAGISGVFGFLKKLWRLYFDDNGLIVNNDEPTKDNLKSLHKTIKKVAEDIENFSFNTSVSQFMICVNELSSQNCHSRAILEPLAILVSPYAPHIAEELWSQLGYTTSISEVAFPIFEEKHLVETNKEYPVSFNGKMRFTIELPLDLTKEQIEEIVMKDERTQRQLDGRTPNKVIIVPGKIINLVG, encoded by the coding sequence ATGAAATACAATCCAAACGAAATTGACGCCAAGTGGCAAAAATATTGGGCAGAAAATCAAACTTTTGCAGCAAAAAACAACTCTGAAAAGCCGAAACACTATGTTCTCGATATGTTTCCTTATCCATCAGGAGCAGGATTACACGTTGGGCATCCGTTGGGATATATTGCTTCAGACGTTTATTCTCGTTTCAAAAGACATCAAGGATTCAATGTTTTGCACCCAATGGGTTACGACAGTTTTGGATTACCGGCTGAGCAATATGCGATTCAGACAGGACAGCGTCCGGAAGATACTACCCGTGTAAATATTGACGGAGGTGTTGATAAAGAAGGAAAGCAAATTGCAGGATACAGAAAACAATTGGATAAAATCGGATTTTCATTTGACTGGGCACGTGAAGTGCGCACCTCAAATCCGGATTATTACAAATATACACAATGGATTTTCATTCAGTTGTTTAATTCCTGGTACAATAAAAATTCAGATAAAGCCGAAGATATTTCGACCTTGGTTGCTGTTTTCGAAAAAGAAGGCAATGCAAATGTAAAGGCAGTTTGTGATGATGCAGTAGAAGCATTTACGGCTATTGAATGGAACGCTTTCGCGAAAGAACAACAGGAGAAGATTTTGCTGCAATATAGATTGACCTATCTGGCAGAAACCGAAGTAAACTGGTGTCCGGGCTTAGGAACAGTTTTGGCAAATGACGAAATTGTAAACGGAGTTTCGGAGCGTGGAGGCTATCCTGTTATAAGAAAAAAAATGACACAATGGAGTATGCGAATTTCTGCTTATGCCGAACGCCTGCTTCAGGGTCTAAATGATATCGATTGGAGTGAGTCAATCAAAGAATCTCAAAGAAACTGGATTGGAAAATCGGTAGGAGCTTTAGTTAAGTTTCAAGTTTCAAGTTTCAAGTCTCAGGTTGATGCGCAAAGTGATGAAACTTTAAACGTGAAACCTGAAACAAATTTTATCGAAGTTTTCACAACAAGACCTGATACAATTTTCGGAGTAACTTTTATGACTTTGGCTCCTGAACATGATTTGGTGGCTAAAATTACAACTCCGGAACAAAAAGATGCAGTTGAAGCGTATATCGAAAAAACAGCAAAACGTTCTGAGCGTGAGCGTATGGCCGATGTAAAAACCATTTCGGGAGTGTTTACAGGAGCTTATGCTGAACATCCTTTTACAAAAGAAGCTATTCCGGTCTGGATTGGCGATTATGTTTTGGCTGGTTACGGAACTGGTGCTGTAATGGCTGTTCCTTGTGGAGACGAAAGAGATTATGCGTTTGCTAATTTCTTTAAAGGTCAGAATGGAATGGAGGAAATCAAAAATATCTTCGCCAATGTTGATATTTCTGAGGCTGCTTACGGATCAAAAGATAACGTTGAAATTGCAAATTCAGACTTCTTAAACGGATTGAATTATAAAGAGGCTACTAAAAAAGCCATCGAAAAATTAGAAGAAATCGGGCAGGGAACAGGAAAAACAAATTACCGTTTGCGTGACGCTGTTTTTTCTCGTCAGCGTTATTGGGGTGAACCATTCCCAGTTTATTACGTGAATGGATTGCCTAAAATGATCGATACGCAGCATTTACCGATTATTTTGCCTGAAGTAGAGAAATACTTGCCAACAGAAGACGGATTGCCTCCATTAGGAAACGCAGCTGTTTGGGCTTGGGATACAAAACAAAATAAAGTTGTCAATACTGATTTGGTTGACAATGTTTCAATTTTTCCTTTAGAATTAAACACAATGCCGGGCTGGGCGGGAAGTTCATGGTACTGGATGCGCTATATGGATGCACACAATGAAAATGAATTTGCAAGCAAAGAAGCATTAGCTTATTGGGAAAGTGTAGATTTATATATTGGAGGAAGCGAACACGCAACAGGTCACTTATTGTATTCTCGTTTCTGGAACAAATTCTTAAAAGATAAAGGTTTTGCTCCAACCGAAGAACCATTCAAAAAACTGATTAATCAGGGAATGATTTTGGGAGAAAGTGCTTTTGTAAATAGAATTGGATTAAACATAAGTTTTTTTGGTAAAGAATATAGTGACGTACTGAAAGTTGAAGTGCATTCAGCTTATGGAGCTTTGTCTTTTTTATCTGAAGATGAAAAACAAAGTTTGAAGAAATTGCAAGAAAAGTATTCTCTTATCAAAGATTATTTTTTGTCTGAAGAAGTTTTGAATTACTTTAAATCAGCAAAAGATGATGAATATAGCTTAGAAATTCGTCAAAAACTAATTAACGTGTTTACAAAAGATTTGTCTAGTGAATTGAAGGAACTTGGTTTAGATGAAAAAGTTAATGTTGATTATAATATATTAGGAAAAGAGTTTACGTTTTATAAAACAAGAGTTCCAATTGAATTTGTCAATTTAAAAAATGAATTGGATGTTGAAAAATTTAAAAATTGGAGAGACGATTATAAAAATGCTGTAACATTCTCGGAAGTTGATGATAAGTTTTTTGTTACACGAGAGGTCGAAAAAATGTCGAAATCATATTACAATGTTGTAACTCCAGATGATATCTGCGCAGATTACGGTGCTGATACATTACGTTTATACGAAATGTTCTTAGGTCCGTTAGAGCAGGCAAAACCTTGGAACACTGCTGGTATTTCGGGAGTTTTTGGTTTCTTGAAAAAATTATGGAGATTGTATTTTGATGATAATGGTTTAATCGTAAACAACGACGAACCAACAAAAGACAACTTGAAATCGTTACACAAAACCATCAAAAAAGTAGCAGAAGATATAGAGAATTTCTCTTTCAATACTTCGGTTTCTCAGTTTATGATTTGTGTAAATGAATTGTCTTCTCAAAATTGTCATTCAAGAGCGATTTTAGAACCGTTAGCTATTTTGGTTTCGCCTTATGCGCCGCATATCGCAGAAGAATTATGGTCACAGTTAGGATATACAACTTCAATTTCAGAAGTGGCTTTCCCAATTTTTGAAGAAAAACATTTGGTTGAAACCAACAAAGAATATCCGGTTTCTTTCAACGGAAAAATGCGTTTCACTATCGAATTACCTTTGGATTTAACCAAAGAACAAATTGAAGAAATCGTTATGAAAGACGAAAGAACGCAAAGACAATTGGACGGAAGAACTCCGAATAAAGTGATTATCGTTCCTGGGAAGATCATTAATTTGGTTGGATAA
- a CDS encoding winged helix-turn-helix domain-containing protein yields the protein MGENKKYNIEVRLWIEETEGPFLGIGKIWLLENIRKTGSITNAAKEMKMAYRQAWQLVEEMNQRADSPLVEKLLGGKGGGGARLTEAGEKAITVFYEIEKRIKDFALKETQNLKF from the coding sequence ATGGGAGAAAACAAAAAGTACAATATCGAAGTTCGTCTTTGGATTGAAGAAACAGAAGGGCCATTTTTAGGAATTGGAAAAATCTGGCTGCTTGAAAATATCAGGAAAACAGGTTCCATTACCAATGCTGCCAAAGAAATGAAAATGGCGTATCGTCAGGCATGGCAATTGGTTGAAGAAATGAACCAGCGAGCAGATTCTCCCCTGGTCGAAAAATTACTGGGCGGAAAAGGCGGCGGCGGCGCACGATTGACTGAAGCCGGCGAAAAGGCAATAACTGTATTTTATGAAATCGAAAAACGAATTAAGGATTTTGCTTTGAAAGAAACTCAAAACCTGAAATTTTAA
- a CDS encoding TonB-dependent receptor plug domain-containing protein translates to MKLKIISLLLLPLLGFSQQNNSKQIDSVKTSKTFMLGEVIVTNSRSKVTLNTITSKTMESQNKMDVSRALNLLPGVTLTASGPRNESMVSVRGFDLRQVPVYMDGIPVYVPYDGYVDLARFTTFDLAKIDVSKGFSSIIYGPNSLGGAINLVSRKPVKKFEFDGSLGLIDTDGQKSNLNIGSDFSKFYVQAGLSYLDRKSYQMSKDFVPIKNEDGKERDNSYRTDQKVSFKIGWTPNKKSESALGYINQKGEKGNPVYAGSDAKNSLLAKPRFWQWPNWDKESIYFISNTNLNDKNSFKTRLYYDKFKNLLISYDDATYAPITKPYAFKSYYDDYTYGGNLEYETHFIPKNNLKIAVQFKEDVHRENNLGEPLRRFDDQTITIGIEDIYKVTEKFTVIPGVSYNSRENKKAEDYNSTTKVISDYPDAGKSDAVNAQIGLFYQLNETQKLGATVSQKTRFATIKDRYSYRMGTAIPNPDLKPETALNYELNYNVEFFSKLNFHTALFYSSLTDAILSVSNVEPGKSQMQNFGEAEYKGIEAQLTYIPTEKLNISANYTYIERKNITNPDIHFTDVPNTKVIGTIEYSPVKILKLIANTEFNSSRYSTSYGAGVPDYTLLNTFASCKVLKYLSMDAGMNNIFDRNYSLAEGYPEEGRNFFVTLRFFN, encoded by the coding sequence ATGAAATTAAAAATTATTTCCCTTTTATTACTTCCGTTACTGGGCTTCAGTCAGCAAAACAATTCAAAACAGATTGATTCTGTAAAAACGTCTAAAACTTTTATGCTTGGAGAAGTTATTGTGACCAACAGTAGAAGCAAGGTCACACTCAATACCATCACTTCAAAAACAATGGAATCTCAAAACAAAATGGACGTTTCCAGAGCACTGAATTTATTGCCGGGAGTTACTTTGACGGCATCAGGACCAAGAAACGAATCGATGGTTTCGGTGCGTGGTTTTGATTTGAGGCAGGTTCCGGTTTATATGGACGGAATTCCGGTGTACGTTCCGTATGACGGTTATGTAGATTTGGCTCGTTTTACCACTTTTGATTTAGCCAAAATTGATGTTTCAAAAGGATTTTCATCTATAATTTACGGTCCGAATTCATTAGGTGGAGCGATTAATCTGGTTTCGAGAAAACCTGTAAAGAAATTTGAATTTGATGGTTCGTTAGGATTAATCGATACTGATGGTCAAAAAAGCAATCTGAATATTGGTTCTGATTTTAGTAAATTTTATGTTCAGGCAGGCCTTTCGTATTTAGACAGGAAATCGTATCAAATGTCCAAGGATTTTGTACCGATAAAAAATGAAGACGGAAAAGAAAGAGACAATTCCTACCGAACAGATCAAAAAGTCAGTTTTAAGATTGGCTGGACACCTAACAAAAAAAGTGAATCTGCTTTAGGATACATCAACCAAAAAGGAGAAAAAGGAAATCCGGTTTATGCGGGAAGTGATGCTAAAAACTCATTGTTGGCAAAACCGCGTTTCTGGCAGTGGCCAAATTGGGATAAGGAAAGTATTTATTTTATTTCGAATACTAATTTGAATGATAAAAACAGTTTTAAAACCAGATTGTATTACGACAAATTTAAAAATTTACTGATCAGTTATGATGATGCCACTTATGCTCCAATAACCAAACCTTATGCCTTTAAAAGTTATTATGATGATTATACTTATGGAGGAAATTTGGAATATGAAACTCATTTTATTCCTAAAAACAACCTTAAGATTGCTGTACAATTTAAAGAAGATGTGCATCGTGAAAATAATTTAGGCGAGCCGCTTCGTCGATTTGATGATCAGACTATTACGATAGGAATTGAAGATATTTATAAAGTAACCGAAAAGTTTACCGTAATTCCGGGAGTAAGCTATAATTCCAGAGAAAACAAAAAAGCAGAGGATTACAACAGTACTACAAAAGTCATTTCAGATTATCCGGATGCCGGAAAAAGTGACGCCGTCAATGCACAGATTGGGCTGTTTTATCAGTTGAATGAAACACAAAAATTAGGCGCAACGGTTTCACAAAAAACGAGATTTGCCACCATCAAAGACCGTTATTCGTATCGAATGGGGACAGCAATCCCAAATCCGGATTTAAAACCTGAAACGGCTTTGAATTATGAATTGAATTACAATGTGGAATTTTTCAGCAAATTGAATTTTCATACCGCTCTTTTTTATAGTTCCCTAACAGATGCGATTTTAAGCGTAAGCAATGTAGAACCAGGAAAATCCCAAATGCAGAATTTTGGCGAAGCCGAATACAAAGGAATTGAAGCTCAGTTAACGTATATACCAACAGAAAAATTAAACATTAGTGCAAATTACACGTACATCGAAAGAAAAAATATAACAAATCCGGATATTCATTTTACTGATGTTCCTAATACAAAAGTGATTGGAACTATCGAATACAGCCCGGTTAAAATATTGAAATTAATCGCCAATACTGAATTTAATTCTTCCCGTTACAGTACAAGTTATGGTGCTGGTGTTCCTGATTATACACTTTTGAATACTTTTGCTTCATGCAAAGTTTTAAAATATCTAAGCATGGACGCAGGAATGAATAATATTTTCGACAGAAATTACAGTTTGGCTGAAGGTTATCCTGAAGAAGGAAGAAACTTTTTTGTGACGCTTCGTTTTTTTAATTAA